TTGCTCCCGAGCCATCTGTTCAAAATAAAATCTGACGGCCAAGGAGACGAGGGACGCACGCGTCGTCGTTATTGGTCGGGTGATGTGAGCGTTTCCCCTAAGAAAACATCTTCTTCTTTCCCCATGCTCCATTTTATCAACTGTGGAAAAAACACTTTCTTGAAAAGACTATGCGAAAGCATTGTAATTAAACTAGTTGTGCATGAAATTTTAACTTTTGATTTTCCGCAATTTCGCTTGTGAAATTTTAAATCAAGGTCATATGTAATATCTTTTTCTAGCAATGGTCATATGAAACATCAACGCCAGAAGAATCAATATACGGTTCGATGGTAAGAAATAAAGTTAGGGTTCATGCTTCTCGTCGGCGCCGACGTAGGTCCACCTTGTCTCCGGTGGCACTAGGGCCATGGAGGTGCGGTGGATCCTGACAAAGGCCGGCAGGAGGGCTCCATTTTTAGTCATTTTTCTCAatattgttagggtttgtgtcctactcaggaaggcgagatgacggcggctccctgaagatggaataaaggtctccccaccTAGCCCCCATTCCGGTAGTGcgttctttggtggatttgctcggatctcgtcgttgttcgtctacattTGTGTTTTCGGTTTAGATCTCTTCGATGtacgttattcttcatcggcggcggttgctgttctagggtgctggtcctatggggccttagcacaacgacttcccgactgtctacaacAAGTTGTGTCTGACTCCGACgacggaggggcgatgacggcggcgtgccttcggctcgcttcagtgcttgtagtcgttgctaggtgaTCTACgaatctgaatgtaatttttatttctggtgttcaTTGTACTGCAATGATTAAAGATTCTTGCAAAAAAAATGGTTTGATGGTTAGGAGTGTTGTACGCCTAGCACATCAGGATCAAAACTCTTAGTTTGACACCCTATGTATCTGTAAGGTGGAATACTTTGTCAACAAGAAATGATTTTCTCTTCGACAATAAGACATTTGCGGTAACTTTGTCGGTTTTAGAGTTTCGTGACTTTGAtcttgtgtgagtgtgtgtgtcagTCTTTGTTTTTTGGTCGAAATGTTAGTGTGCGCATAATAGAGTAGAGGAAAAAAGGAAATGCATAGGAAGGAGATGCGGTCACTGCCCTAGGACACAATCGATGACGGCGAAGCAAAAAAGACGACGAAAGTGCTCCCTTGTCTATGTTGTCTTCTTTGCAAAATTAGTTGTCACTTAAACAGATATACTTTCTACTAAAGGTCTTATAGTATTTTTTTACAGAAGTAGTATCTAACAATAATACTAGGTCTTAAATCTCAACTGCTTTCTTTGATCCATATTAATTATTGCTGATTTagtataattgtgacaaaactctatGATCATTGCTTGGAAAAGAATCCACATTCATAAACTGAAACTACTCGCGTAAATTATTATTACCTTTAACCCTGATAAGTGTCACACATGTGACACGAATACATGACAACTTCGAAcaattttcatggcaaatttagtcaCGCAAGGATGACAACTTATCAAGCATGACAACTTTTTTTCCAGATGGTAGGTTTCATTTTTTGGGGCTTTTTTTTCTATCTCGGATGGTAATTTTAGTTGGAAAAAAAACGTGAAGACGTATGTATCGTGTGCCATTTATCATTTGGAAAATTTTAACATTGGCAGATGAACCCGATAATCTGCGTGACAGAATTAGTGGCGGGAAGAAAGCTAGCGAACAGACGGGAAGGATAAGCAAGCAGTCCATGGCCACAGGCGTCCGAAGCCATCAGCACATCAGCCATGCAACAACCGCAGCTGCAGCCCCGCGTCCGCGCGCGCGCTTTCCTCCACGCCGCCGTCAAGCTCAACCCGAGGGGGAACCCGTTCCTCCTGCGCCGCCCCGCCGCGTCCGCCGGCGGCGCCGTCGCGGGCGTCCAGCTGACGGTGTCGGACTCGGAGCTGTCGTCCCGGGGCTTCGCCGTGCGGCGCACCGCGGAGGGCCTGGACGTGGCGGCGCTGAACGAGGTGTTCGCGCGCGTGGGGTTCCCTCGGCGGCAGGAGGAGCGGCTCCGGCGCGCGCTGGAGCACAGCGAGGTGGCGTGGCTGGCGTCGGAGGCGACGGGGCGCCCCGTGGCGTTCGCGCGCGcggccggggacggggtgttcaaCGCGGTGGTGTGGGACGTGGTGGTGGAGCCGTCGTGCCAGGGCCTCGGGCTCGGCCGCGCCGTCATGGAGCGCCTCGTGGCGGAGCTCCGGCGCAAGGGCGTCGGCAACATCGTGCTCTACGCCGAGCCCAGGGTGGTCGGGTTCTACCGCCCGCTGGGGTTCGCCATGGACCCCGACGGCATCCGGGGCATGGCGTACTACCGCAGCAAGCAAAACCAGAAGCAACAGTGATATTCTATACATTACTGCCATCACCATTCATGCATGATCCATGCATCTCTGCTGtgcatttctttctttctttttcgctTGTTATGCCAGGTGattgagtatttaaccaaaaactaccacatttcacgGAAACGTgtcgaaaaactaccactttacaattttgtgcgaaaaactaccactttttccctaatccgtggcaaaaaactaccaagtcgcGAAATCGCTCGCTTCGCCCGCGCTAAGCACAAAACTGACCGCTTGGGCCCACAAACCAGGTGCCAGCGTGCCCCCTCGGCCCGTCCGGGTCGGCCGCCCCGGTGTCGAACAGGGCGCCGCCGCCGCGGGGGGCTCTGTTGCTGCCGCTGCCGTTGCCGGTGCTCTGGCGCCGGTCGGCCTTCCTCGGGATGCGGCCGCCGTAGGAGGTGCCGAGGAGGCCCCAGCCATCCTCGTCGGAGAGATGCCAGCCGAAGCGCTCGGCCATCTCCTGGAGGACGCGCCCGGCGCGNNNNNNNNNNNNNNNNNNNNNNNNNNNNNNNNNNNNNNNNNNNNNNNNNNNNNNNNNNNNNNNNNNNNNNNNNNNNNNNNNNNNNNNNNNNNNNNNNNNNNNNNNNNNNNNNNNNNNNNNNNNNNNNNNNNNNNNNNNNNNNNNNNNNNNNNNNNNNNNNNNNNNNNNNNNNNNNNNNNNNNNNNNNNNNNNNNNNNNNNNNNNNNNNNNNNNNNNNNNNNNNNNNNNNNNNNNNNNNNNNNNNNNNNNNNNNNNNNNNNNNNNNNNNNNNNNNNNNNNNNNNNNNNNNNNNNNNNNNNNNNNNNNNNNNNNNNNNNNNNNNNNNNNNNNNNNNNNNNNNNNNNNNNNNNNNNNNNNNNNNNNNNNNNNNNNNNNNNNNNNNNNNNNNNNNNNNNNNNNNNNNNNNNNNNNNNNNNNNNNNNNNNNNNNNNNNNNNNNNNNNNNNCGGCCCCGAGCGGGCGGAGGAGGGGGATCCTGGCGAGATCCTGACCCCGGCCGACCTCGGCCGCTCGCGCCCCGCCGTGATCGGCCGCGCCCGGCCTCCTCTTCCACGCCCTGCGGCTTGCTCTGCGCGCGCACGCGCCACGCCCGCTGCCGCGCGCTCCCGCCAGCGTGCCGACGTGGACTCGCCGCAGCAGCAGCCGTTCCCGTCCGCCGGCGGCAAGCGGCtggggaaggaggaggccggcgacgaggaggagaaggaggcggaggacccgattgcttttttgaaGAAAAACTAGGGATCCGATTGCATTTTTAGCCCGTTTATGTGTGGGGTCGGGCAGTCAGATTCGCGTTTAACCCAAGCAAAGCGAGCAGTTTTCAcacttggtagttttttgtcacggattaataaaaaagtggtagttttcgggacaaaatcgtaaagtggtagttttctgtcacgtttccgcgaattgtggtagtttttgattAAATACTCCAGGTGATTGGATGGAGACAGATCGGAAATGTTGAAATTGATCGATACACTTAACACTGCTGCAGTGCTGAGTACATGAGTATATATGAGATGGATCATGGAACTGACCATCTGAATTTCTCTCTTGTTTGCTTGGCACTGGAAATCGGAAATGTTCAAATTGATCAATATCAATACACTTACATAGTTACATTCCACAGTGATCGACGAACAATTGATTGACGAACACCTTACACCAGAGAAACACAGGAGTATATGAGATGGTGCAATTCACTCATGAGCAAGATCAAATCAAAGTGAAGTAGAGAAAGCACAACCAAGACCAGAAAGGATTCGAAAGCATCGAGCGACCTCGGTCGGTGATGGCACGTAGGTAGCCGTAGCCTAGCGGTGTCTGCGGATCGCGCAGgcggagaggaggacgaggaggatgaAGACGAGGACGGCGAGGAAGGAGGCGACGACGGCGCCGCTGGTGCGCTGGCAGAAGCCGTGGAACTGCATGCAGATGGGCGCCCAGTTGGCGCGCCGGCTCCCCTCGTGCGCCACGTACACGATGGCCGCCGCCGCAGACGCAGCGGCCGTCACCAGCACCACCATCACCGTGTCGCAGACGAGCAGCAGCAGCCTGACGCCGGTCGCCTTTGGCCGGATGATGCCCACGATGGAGAAGGGGAGGGACAGCACCAGGTACCCCGCGGCGACGGCGTTGGCGACCATGAAGAAGGTGAAGGCCGGGAAGTCGTCGAACCTGGCGCGGAACTGGAAGTACTCGGTGAAGACGGAGAGCGTCTCGTCGGAGGTGCCCGTGGAGATGGCGGCCGCGAGCGTGGGCCCGAAGGCCGCCACCCTGAGCAGCAGGTCCACGAAGGCCATGCAGCGCCGGAAGCCCTCGGCGCCGCTGCGCAGGATGAACGGCACGCCGCCGCCggacttgcgctgctgctgctgctgcaccggCGCGGGTGCGGCTCCTGGCGGTGGCGCGGCCGTGACCGGTGCCTTGCCGGTGGTGTCGTCCATGTGGATGACGGTGGCCTCGTTGGTGCTGGCCATGCTGGCTGGGACGGCTAGCTGCTCTGCTCAGCTGCCAGGTACTTCCTGCTTGTTTGGAAGATTGagatgaagatgaagattgctTGCTGAGTAGAGACCATGGCGCAGTGCAGCATATATGCACACAGGCAGCATGCAGATCAGGTGCAGAGGTAATGGAATAGTTGGAGGAATGATTGATTCAAGAGCTTGATGGTGAAGAAGTTGAGAGGGATGTAGCTTAGTGTGGTTGGGTTTGCAGGAGTGGTTGCTTAGTTTGCTGGAATTTGCTTTGCTTTTCTAACTGCTCTGCATTTCATCGATGCCGGAATAGGAGTACAGGACACGACCGGGAGCAGTTCAACTGAAAAAACGAAGCGTACAGATATCCTCACACCTATTttagcaaaaaagaagaagaagaagaagaagaggcaaaaGTTCAAACAAGGTGGCGGGCATGGCAAGGATGTACTCCCTACGATTTCCGTCTTCCTAAATCTTCTCAATCGGCTGAGACTTGGTTACGTCTCAGTCCACGTTATATTTATGGGATCATATATTGAGATTCATGCAAAAAAAATAATTCTGATCTTCCTTTTCCTTTCTTACATGGTATGTCGTTTGACTGAGACCTAGTCACACCCTTATTTTTAGTCAGCATATAAAATTTATCTCAAGTCTAAttataaagtttgactaactttataagaAAAAAGGtcgacattcacaatatgaaaccaATAactttagatgcatcatgaaattaatgtTCATACTACTACATAACTTCAGTATTGTAAATGTTAATATTTTTTAATTTCAAACAAATCTTACACGGAGTAAAAATAAACACAAACGGAGGGTGTACCACAACCGAGTAAACTAACGTGTTCGGATCCCCTCCACTCAAAAAACCCAACCATAATATTGCACAGAAGTGCTTATTTTCTCGAGTCGAGACGacgcaagagccttgcgcttcagtTCATTCAAAAGAAAACAAGTTCCAAGCCTGGGAGATGGCCTAGTAGGAGCCCAGATGCCGGAGCCTGGCTTCCGCTCTAATCCTGGCGAGCAGGGAAGGGCTCTAAGGCCTAGCATGCTCTAAGGTACTCTCGTTGCGCTGCTTCCACGCCATCCAAGATGTAAGCAGAGCACAAAAGCGTTCAGATCTACAGACATTACTGCTTCCAAAACATCCATCCCAATATAGCTGACAATTTGCTCAACACCCAACAAGCAGAGTAAGCAAAAGGAGATGAAAGAAAACATACCCTGTTCAGTGTTCACATCTTCTCCAGAAAGGGAGGTATACATCAGTAATAATTTCGACGAACCAGTGCAGTGCACCGAGCAACTCTTAACTAGTGCCACAACATACCCAAAGGAAGCACAAACGACATTTCATACTGTACACACGGACCCGGTTTTTGTACAAACATTTCATATCGACTTGTATGAGCAAAAACAATCTACCGAGAACTCAACTGCGAATCTGTTGACCAAAACATAAGGCTCTCGCTTTGGAAGCTGAGACGAACTTGGAACATCATGTATGGTGTCGAGCTACTGTTCTATGATCTGCACGATGGAAGGGACAGGCCTCCGCAGAAAGCCGCAATGATCACGTAAAGTAGCAGCACAATGACCGCCGTCAACACCGCTCTGCAACAAACGCACAACAAGAAACATCTTAGAAGCTGCCAAACAGGTTAAACTGACATGTACTCcctcgtttctaaatataagaccttttagagatttcaatacgggctacatacggatgtatatagacgtatttcagagtgtagattttcactcattttgctctgtatgtagtccgcaTTGGAATGTCTAAAaagccttatatttaggaacagaggcagtaaAAGTCAACAGAAATAAAACTCTGGTGTTATAGACAGCCATTGGTTGGTTACTTGGCTGCACTTGCCAATAGTAGCCACTAATTACAAGATTTCCTAGTCGGAACATGGGTTTCTGCGATTTCAGTCATGACACACCACACTAACTTAAGCCATTAAACTAGAGAGTTAGAGGATGTTTGGATGAGGGGTATTTTTTTTACAAAGTTCTAGAATTTACTTCAAATTATAAAAGCTCCTCTAAAGTTACCCCTTACCCAAACAGTGTAATTTACTCTATCTGTATAATTTAGCCATATGTTCTGTAAGCAaagcacatactccctccgtccggaaatacttgtcgcagagatggatgtatctagacgtatttaagttctagatacatctatttttatccatttcttcgacaagtatttccggacgaagggagtatcttGCATTTCTCATAAAACTTGCTTATGTTCAGAAATGACAGTTTCCAGCCAGACTGAATCTGGGGACACGGAAAACTACAACTGGCTGGAATCTGGTTATGCAGATAACAGATCTGGAGGTGCTTTGTGGTATCAACAGGGAGTTGCACACTGTAAAAAAAACTTTTTAGAAAAACTTTCAATGGCCATGCTACTGATCCATAATTGGCTGCTAGTGTACTCAAAAGTTaacaagaagaacaagaaaaaaaTACTGAAGATGGAGATGTGTGGCACTTACAGAAGCTTGACATTCTTCATCCAGAGAGCTCTCCGAAGCCTCTTGGATTGCTTGCGGAAGTGAAAACCGCTGTCCTGCATTGTGGAGGTCTTGTCTACAAGAAGCGAGATGCGGTCGCCTCTGTCCAGAATCTTCTCTATGTTGTCAACCATGACGGTGTGTATCTGCACGTTTCGCAAGCATAAGCACTGTATACTCAGCACAGCTAACTAAGAACATACAACAGAAATGTCCCAAATGCAAGCATCTTGTGGTACTCGCCTCGCTGACTTCGCCGCGGAGGCGGTTGAGCGTGTCGGCGCTGGGGTTGctggagaagaactccatttgctggTGCAGCACCCTGGCGAACTCGTCGTTCATGGCATAGGCCAGCGCGGAATGGGCGACCCTGCCGTagttcttcatgaacctcatctggATGTCCTCGAGATAAATGAAGGGAACTCTCCCTGCATCATCATGAACAGACGGCATGGCAAAGTGTTAGCAACAAGCAGAATGATTGCACATAGACTACTACTAGATGCCGGCAAGGCATGACGATGATCTACAATTGGTTGCTTCAGTACACAAAACTGAAAGAACTGTCCATGATGAACCGAAAAATGCAATTATATCCCAACATCTGAGATCAGGTCATGTTTGTGGCGGCACATCCCGCTGAGAGGAGAAGCCGAATCTAACAAGAGCTTCCTGAATTCAGCATAACTGACTAACTAGAGGCTGAGTGGAGGAGGGGTTAGTGGTACTGACGTCCGAAGGTGTCGTTGGCCATGCAGAGGAAGGTGAGGCCGTCGGCGGGGGAGCGGAGGACGTGGAAGATGTAGCGGTCCTGCGCGAAGCAGAGGCGCGCCTCGGCCTCGGAGGGGAGCTTCTCGAGGATGCGGCGGGCGACGGCGCCGGCgttgcccgagacggcggcgaactcGGCCAGCACCACCGTGCCCCGCGCCACGAGCGCGTACACGatcgccatcctcctcctcctcggtcccgaggggcgggggcgggggtggGAATCGAAATTGGAACTGGAGTCGGGAAGCGGAGGCGGCCTGAGCTGATCTGATCTGGCCTTGGGTTGGGTCCAGGAAGACGGAGGGAGGGAGGCAGGCGTGTAGTATAACTGATTGGGAATTTGGGAGGAGAGGTGCGATGGATGTGGGGGTTTCGAGCGGCGCCGTGCCGTACTGCCGTCGACTACCGTTTTCTATTTAGTGTATTTTCTCCGCccaattttctttcttttttcctccCTTCCTCCCACGACTTGCTTTGTACTTTCATGCCGATGCCGTGCTGTTTGCTTGTTAGGGCATCTCGACCCGTAAATTTTCTCCCACATTCGTTCATGGATAGAGAATCGGTCCGTGAACACGGATGCGGAAGGATGACATCAACACTATTTGTATACATCTGGTCTTTCTCATATTTTTTTAAAGTTCGTATGATCAAATAGCCGCATGCAAAAGATACAGACATTCAAATAGCTGCATGCAGCACTAGTTTAAATTTCAAAAAGTTCAGAAAATACATCCCAACATTGTTGTCTCCTTTAACCGCCGATTGATACTCAATCAGATCGTTCTTCAGCTGCTCGTAAGTTGTCGATTCTGGTTCGAAAGTTGGATAGGATCACTCACATTCTCAAATTCCGGAGTTGCCGCAGCATCGTCACCctcatcctcgacgatcatgttgtgcatgatcacacaacatgtcatcacctcccacaaagtTTCCGGATCCCATTGTTTAGTAGGTCCACGAACAACTGCAAAACGGGCCTGCAGACCTCAAAATGCCATCTCGGCATCCTTTCTAGCTGATTATTGTCTTTCGGCAAAGTGAGCCTTTTTCATGTCCAATTGAGTTTGAGATGGTGCTGGCAAAGGTAGCTCATGGAGGATAGATACCATTAATCAAATAGTAGCCCATGTTGTGCTCATGTCCATTGACAGTATAGTGGCAAGGAGGAATTTTTCCTCCAGTTAGCCTCGCAAACAACGACGATCGttgcagcacattgatgtcattgtaagACCTGGACATGCCAAAGAAAGCGTGTCGAATCCAAAGATCTTATGATGCAATtacttcaagaatgatggtgggcttcttaacatgaccctAATATTGCCCTTGCAAAGCCTTCCAGCAGTTCTTCATTTCTAATGCATGCAGTTAAGAGATCCAAGCATACCTGGCCATCCTCTTGCTTCTATGATTGCGAAGAGCCTCTCGGTGTCTACCACAGTTGGTTCTCTCAGATACTGAGGTCTGAACACCTCAACCACGGCAGTTGCAAACCTGACATGGCATCTCTGCATGTGCTCTCAAACATTCATAGGTACTCGTCCCACGAATCAGCGGATGTGTCATATGCAAGCATTCGGAGTACAGCCGTGCACTTCTGGTAACCAGAAGCCGGTCATTCCCACGATGTCCTTCTTCAGGATAAAGTAGTCATTGTAGGACCAGACGTCATGGTACAAACGATTGAAGATAGTCTTGCGCATccaaaaacgcgtgcgaaaaaGGCCAGTGAATAGTGCATCAGGGGCAAAGTAGCCGGCCATGTCAAATGGTCTCACGCCCTGTTGCGgttgagcactcgatgacccttgatCGAGCCCTTCAAATTGAGAACATGATCCTCCGCATGCTCTGCGTCTTCAAGGAGCGCTTGCATCATTGCCGTCTCATCAGAGTACTCCTCGTCCGATGAGCCGTCGGACGACTCAACATATTGCTCGTATATGTACATCAAATATGAATCCATTGCTAGAAAGAAGAAGGGAAAAATGTTTTTAGCTCCTGTGATTCATCGAACAGTTGCTAGGCATGGTGGTCGGAGGACAGGGTTTGAACGTAGATAGAGGAGAAGCGCGGGTGGAGCCCTACCGGAGCGCTGAAGGTGACagagacgtagagtttcgacaagggtgtcgtggttttgtcacgacagatgtcctagtgtgaggacttagtcatgaggccaacgcatctatgcggtagcttgaaggggttgatcggaatcgagagacacaacacgcaagacaaggacttagacagcttcgggccccaggaaacatcatccggtaacaaccctacatgttgtttgtggctatgtatcattatcatcacgagagagtcgccggtaaaccggctctttgtgtctagccctagagattgtttcttcttgcttgttgcttgtccccctttggggagccctgtcccttcttatatatgttgaaggggcggtttacatgactagtcctagttggattaggattactctattgcaagtggagtcctagtcttgcttcctttgtaagggaatactcctcatctttcctcttaaaccggcccaccataacatgaaccggccttctgggccttgggcctagtccttTATCTGACCCGTCGTCGGGGTCATTCGTGAGTCGTCAGGCTCGTAAATCGTCAGACCAGTGAACCACCAGACCCATGAATCGCCAGTCCTCTGGCGGGTTATgatgaagcgccaagtccggccgggttatacttccggccgggttacgccgcggggtatatccccgacattagcccccagtttaatttggatttatccatgttaaactgatctacaacataaacacaagaacaaatttggcgggttgtgctccggtttaaatattcttataaaccgacacttgatcatccttaagtccttgtcatttcttccttctaaaaaatccgagtcaatagaccagcttcataatcaatttgcttgcagaagatattttgtaaataaagaatcaatttggatcggccttcaatg
This portion of the Triticum dicoccoides isolate Atlit2015 ecotype Zavitan chromosome 7A, WEW_v2.0, whole genome shotgun sequence genome encodes:
- the LOC119333559 gene encoding casparian strip membrane protein 2-like, encoding MASTNEATVIHMDDTTGKAPVTAAPPPGAAPAPVQQQQQRKSGGGVPFILRSGAEGFRRCMAFVDLLLRVAAFGPTLAAAISTGTSDETLSVFTEYFQFRARFDDFPAFTFFMVANAVAAGYLVLSLPFSIVGIIRPKATGVRLLLLVCDTVMVVLVTAAASAAAAIVYVAHEGSRRANWAPICMQFHGFCQRTSGAVVASFLAVLVFILLVLLSACAIRRHR
- the LOC119330893 gene encoding vesicle-associated membrane protein 714-like, producing the protein MAIVYALVARGTVVLAEFAAVSGNAGAVARRILEKLPSEAEARLCFAQDRYIFHVLRSPADGLTFLCMANDTFGRRVPFIYLEDIQMRFMKNYGRVAHSALAYAMNDEFARVLHQQMEFFSSNPSADTLNRLRGEVSEIHTVMVDNIEKILDRGDRISLLVDKTSTMQDSGFHFRKQSKRLRRALWMKNVKLLAVLTAVIVLLLYVIIAAFCGGLSLPSCRS
- the LOC119331884 gene encoding serotonin N-acetyltransferase 2, chloroplastic-like, which gives rise to MQQPQLQPRVRARAFLHAAVKLNPRGNPFLLRRPAASAGGAVAGVQLTVSDSELSSRGFAVRRTAEGLDVAALNEVFARVGFPRRQEERLRRALEHSEVAWLASEATGRPVAFARAAGDGVFNAVVWDVVVEPSCQGLGLGRAVMERLVAELRRKGVGNIVLYAEPRVVGFYRPLGFAMDPDGIRGMAYYRSKQNQKQQ